AGGCAGCGTGGCTTATACGGGGGGGCATCGGTTTAGCCCGGCAGCAAAACAACCAACCGTAAAGGTCCTATGACAAAGCGTGACTTGGTCATCCGCATCAGCAACGAGACCAGCCTGGTTCAACAAAGCGTTCTCGATGTCGTCCAAAAGACTCTCGATTACATTGCGGAAGCTGTGGCTCAGGGAAAAAAGGTCGAACTGCGGAACTTCGGAGTCTTCGAGGTCAAGGTGCGCAAGGCTCGCATCGGGCGCAATCCCAACGCCCCGGAGAACGACGTCC
The nucleotide sequence above comes from Candidatus Angelobacter sp.. Encoded proteins:
- a CDS encoding HU family DNA-binding protein, which produces MTKRDLVIRISNETSLVQQSVLDVVQKTLDYIAEAVAQGKKVELRNFGVFEVKVRKARIGRNPNAPENDVRIPPRAVVKFKPGKEMREAVLKLTPGESPQPSGQPKA